DNA from Rhodoflexus caldus:
AACAGGTGGGAGAGTAGGTCGCCGCCAGTACTTTAAAATCAATCAACGCCTTTCTGCAAAGACCGCAGAAAGGCGTTACTGTTTTATAACCAATCAACACCCAACAACAACAGGGGAGATAGGAATAGACGGCTGCATAAATTGGAATGCCTCACAAAGCTGCGGATTGTAGCAGATAACACAGATAAACGCTGATTGGGAAATAACGAAACCTTTGGGCGACACAATTACGAACTTTCCCAAAAGCTCTGCCATTACTTTTCCAGCACAGAATTTTTAAAATCCGTTAGGGTTGATTTTGTAATACTTCACTGCTTTGCTGTTTTAGCCAATCAATAGCTTTTTGCATACTTGCCTCGTTAATTTGGTGCACTTCAAAACCTTCACCGATGCTGCGAATGAGTGTAATGGTGAGCTTACCGCCTAAGTGTTCGCGGAACTCGTCAATTCCACTCATTACGTCGTAGTGGTTGGCGGATGTTTGCCGAAATAACTCCGGAATGGCTAACGGCAGGGAAAGTTGTTTGATGAGCATAATTACGCGATTGAGGTCTGCTGCATTCAGATAGCCTTCATAAAACGTATAGAGGCAGTCTAATGCAATACCGATGGCGACGGCTTCACCGTGTCGGATGCGATAGTTGCTCATGGATTCTAACTTATGCGCTGCCCAATGGCCGAAGTCGAGTGGGCGTGCTGAGCCGCGCTCAAACGGGTCTCCGTTTTGTGCTATATGCTCCATATGGAGTTCTGCACAGCGGTAAATGAGCGCCTGCATGGCGTGGCTGTCTCTTGCTGTTAAAGCATTTGCGTCTTTTTCTATCTGTTCAAAAAATGTTGCGTCTTTGATGAGGGCGACTTTAATGGCTTCGGAGATACCTGATAGCCAATCTCTTTGTGAAAGGGTTTCAAGGAATTTGCTATCGTTGATGACGGCAACGGGTGGCTGAAATGTGCCTAAAAAATTTTTCTTGCCAAAAGCATTAAAACTGTTTTTGACACCTACTCCTGAATCGTTTTGTGCCAAAACTGTGGTAGGAATGCGAATATGTCGGACACCGCGATGGGCTATGGCTGCGGCGTATCCGGCCATATCGAGCACAGCGCCTCCGCCGATGGCTATGAGGTAGGAGTGGCGGCAAATGCCGTAGGTATGGATTGCTTCTAAGATGTGATGGAGTGCTTGCTGATTATTTTTGGCATTTTCGCCGCCTTCGGTTGTCAGTATGGCAGTTAGATGCATTTTATCAGCATGTGCATTTGTGTGTTGCCGAATGGCTTGGGTCAGTTGCGGCCACGCTTCTGCAACGCCGCTATCAACCACAAAAAGGCATTTAGCGGGCAGGTTTTCGGAAAAGATGGTATTGGCCAGCAGACTGTTTTCAATGGAAAAAAGGTTTTCGGTAAAATACGCAGCATAGTGGTATGTTACCGAAAACCTTTGAGATATTTGCTTCATTGGTTGAGCAGATTAAAACTCAGCGTTTTTAGGTGTGCGCGGGAATGGGATTACATCGCGGATGTTGCCCATGCCGGTAATGAAAAGCATCATGCGTTCGAACCCTAAGCCAAAGCCTGAGTGCTCACATGTGCCGAATTTGCGGGTGTCTAAATACCACCAAAGCACATCTTCGGGCACGTGCATTTCTTTCATGCGTTGGGTGAGTTTTTCAAGGTTTTCCTCGCGTTGGCTGCCGCCAATGATTTCGCCTATGCCGGGGAAAAGCACGTCCATAGCGGCTACGGTTTTGCCGTCGGGGTTTTGCTTCATATAGAAAGCCTTGATTTCTTTCGGGTAGCCTGTGATAATAACGGGTTTTTTGAAGTGCTTTTCTACCAGATAGCGCTCATGTTCGCTTTGCAGGTCGATGCCCCATTGTACGGGGAATTGGAACTTGCCTTTTTTATGGTGATTGGATGACAGTAAGATATCGATTGCCTCGGTGTAGGTGATGCGCTCGAACTGATTGTCCAATACAAATTGGAGGCGCTCGATTAAGCCCATTTCGCTGCGTTCATCGGCTTTTTTGGCTTGTTCTTCTTTGAGAAAGCGTTCATCGAGGAATTTCATGTCATCGGCGCAATTTTCCAGCACATAGCGGATGAGATATTTGATGAAGTCTTCTGCCAAATCCATGTTGTCATAGATGTCGTAGAAGGCCATTTCGGGTTCAATCATCCAGAATTCGGCTAAGTGGCGGGTGGTGTTGGAGTTCTCGGCGCGGAAAGTCGGGCCAAAGGTATAAATCAGGCCAAGCCCCATGGCACCCAGCTCGCCTTCCAACTGTCCGGAAACGGTGAGGTTGGTTGAACGGCCAAAGAAATCTTCCGAGTAGTCAATGGTGCCTTCGGGTGTGCGGGGCGGATTTTCCATATCCAGCGTAGTTACGCGGAACATTTGCCCTGCACCTTCGGCATCGGAGGCAGTGATAATGGGTGTATGCAGGTAGTAAAAACCGTTGTTGTTAAAATATTTGTGTATGGCGAATGCAAGCGCATGGCGGATGCGGAAGATTGCGCCGAAAGTGTTGGTACGTGGGCGGAGGTGCGCAATTTCGCGCAGGAACTCCAACGTATGTGCCTTTTTTTGCAGCGGGAAAGTATCTGCATCGGCATCGCCAAGGATGGTGATTTTTTCTGCCTGAATTTCTACGGCCTGTTCTTTGCCTTGTGAAGCTACAAGTGTACCGCTTACGGCAATACATGCGCCTGTGGTTATGCGACGCAGAGTTTCCTCATCAAATTGGGCCACATCGGCCACAACTTGGATATTATTTATTGTTGAGCCGTCGTTAACGGCGATGAATGCCACATTTTTATTACCGCGTTTGGTTCTTACCCAGCCTTTGATAAGTACCTGTGAGCCAATGGCATCACTTTTCAGAACGTTGGTGATTCGGTTGTGTTTTGGCATAAATAATCATCTTGTTTATTAAGTGGGCAAAGTTATATCAAAATGAATTCTAAACCGATTGCAGACGCTTGCGACCACTGATAAGGTGAGGATAAGCTATGTTGTAGATTGGGTTAGGGCAATTGCTTAAAACTCAATGATGGGGAAATAATAATCGCGCGAAGGTTTGGCGCACATCCGCGCAATCATACCACGCTGCTCGAGCCAGTGCAAGTGCTTGTAGAGTTCATCGGAAAACAGAAACCCTCTGATAAGCAAGGCTTGTGAGTCGTCCTGTGGATAGAACTGCAAACTTTTGCCTGCTTTTAATAAGCTGAATGCTTTGATTGCCATGTCTATGCCTGCTACGTGCAGGCGCGCGTTGATGCTGCTGAAGGTGTCATTATCCTTTACAAGGATTCGTCGTTGTCCGACAATATCGCCACCGTCCAATTTAGTGGAAAGTTTATGCAGCGTTACTCCAATGTTGTTGATATCGCCGTTGATTAAAGCCCATGCCACACTGCCTACACCTTTATACCACGGCGAAAGTCCTGTGTGAATGTTGAGTGCAAGCGGAACGGCGTCTATGAGGTGTTTTTTAACTATGGTTGTGCCATGAATCAGTAATACATCGGGCTGCAATCGGCTGATGTGCTCGTAAACGCTACTGTCATTCACGGAGGGCGTAATGAAGTGAGGAATATCGGGTAAGAGGGTTTCGCCAAGTCCGTTGAAATACTCCTGATTAATTTTTGCCTGTTCCATTGCCTGCATTTCGGCTATTTTTGCCTGTTTACGACGCTCTGCCATGCGCCCAATACCGGCCATAATGCCGGTGATGCCTTCTGTTTGGAAGTTTCTTACTACCGATTTCCACAATGGAGTAGTAGGCTGTGTGTTATTTTCGTAATCCGGGGTACGCTCTATAATAGCTTCTGTAAGCCAGCCTTCTGTATACAGGCGATTGATACCGTATATGAGCGGCGGTAGTGGTTGAGAAATGACAACAATTTTCATCGGAAACGAGATAAAAACTGACGGATAATTGCCCGGTCATGTCGCATACTAATAATGTGCCGACAGGCAGCCGCGATATCTGTATATGGGTCGGAAAAGTTAAA
Protein-coding regions in this window:
- a CDS encoding formyltransferase family protein, giving the protein MKIVVISQPLPPLIYGINRLYTEGWLTEAIIERTPDYENNTQPTTPLWKSVVRNFQTEGITGIMAGIGRMAERRKQAKIAEMQAMEQAKINQEYFNGLGETLLPDIPHFITPSVNDSSVYEHISRLQPDVLLIHGTTIVKKHLIDAVPLALNIHTGLSPWYKGVGSVAWALINGDINNIGVTLHKLSTKLDGGDIVGQRRILVKDNDTFSSINARLHVAGIDMAIKAFSLLKAGKSLQFYPQDDSQALLIRGFLFSDELYKHLHWLEQRGMIARMCAKPSRDYYFPIIEF
- a CDS encoding 3-dehydroquinate synthase, whose translation is MKQISQRFSVTYHYAAYFTENLFSIENSLLANTIFSENLPAKCLFVVDSGVAEAWPQLTQAIRQHTNAHADKMHLTAILTTEGGENAKNNQQALHHILEAIHTYGICRHSYLIAIGGGAVLDMAGYAAAIAHRGVRHIRIPTTVLAQNDSGVGVKNSFNAFGKKNFLGTFQPPVAVINDSKFLETLSQRDWLSGISEAIKVALIKDATFFEQIEKDANALTARDSHAMQALIYRCAELHMEHIAQNGDPFERGSARPLDFGHWAAHKLESMSNYRIRHGEAVAIGIALDCLYTFYEGYLNAADLNRVIMLIKQLSLPLAIPELFRQTSANHYDVMSGIDEFREHLGGKLTITLIRSIGEGFEVHQINEASMQKAIDWLKQQSSEVLQNQP
- the asnS gene encoding asparagine--tRNA ligase; translated protein: MPKHNRITNVLKSDAIGSQVLIKGWVRTKRGNKNVAFIAVNDGSTINNIQVVADVAQFDEETLRRITTGACIAVSGTLVASQGKEQAVEIQAEKITILGDADADTFPLQKKAHTLEFLREIAHLRPRTNTFGAIFRIRHALAFAIHKYFNNNGFYYLHTPIITASDAEGAGQMFRVTTLDMENPPRTPEGTIDYSEDFFGRSTNLTVSGQLEGELGAMGLGLIYTFGPTFRAENSNTTRHLAEFWMIEPEMAFYDIYDNMDLAEDFIKYLIRYVLENCADDMKFLDERFLKEEQAKKADERSEMGLIERLQFVLDNQFERITYTEAIDILLSSNHHKKGKFQFPVQWGIDLQSEHERYLVEKHFKKPVIITGYPKEIKAFYMKQNPDGKTVAAMDVLFPGIGEIIGGSQREENLEKLTQRMKEMHVPEDVLWWYLDTRKFGTCEHSGFGLGFERMMLFITGMGNIRDVIPFPRTPKNAEF